One stretch of Rana temporaria chromosome 10, aRanTem1.1, whole genome shotgun sequence DNA includes these proteins:
- the LOC120916046 gene encoding C-X-C chemokine receptor type 3-2-like, with protein MTSYAYYDDDVTDSPEDATPCMTLDAVGGFAIYFIPITYMVVFLLDLLGNGLVVYVLAAKRSPWLLADHYLFQLALSDLLLGFTLPFWAFQYSSHQIISDTPCKILGALFTINIYSTIFFLVCISINRYFSIVHAIELHKKQRPLHTVFICIFIWVLSCALSWQEFYFRKAEGSLCMYNFPIGKSTFWRVVLQLVELTIGFIIPLVFMVFSYSRILCTLQRSRHNHSRRSQMVIIVLLLVFIFCWAPYKTLQLIDSLQRLNVIARDCYYEKVLDIGMIITEALGLSHVCINPIVYAFVGVKFRREIFKMFKRFTNQVFHSAAVISREGTIYTDCSYSRIM; from the exons ATGACCTCCTACGCATACTATGATGAT GATGTTACAGATTCGCCAGAGGATGCCACTCCTTGTATGACTCTTGATGCTGTTGGTGGCTTTGCTATCTATTTCATTCCAATTACTTATATGGTGGTTTTCTTGCTGGATCTATTAGGCAATGGGCTGGTGGTGTATGTGCTAGCGGCAAAGCGCTCCCCTTGGCTTCTAGCAGACCACTACTTGTTTCAGCTTGCCTTGTCGGATCTTCTGCTTGGGTTTACTTTACCTTTTTGGGCCTTCCAGTACAGTTCTCATCAGATTATTAGTGACACCCCTTGCAAGATTCTAGGAGCTCTTTTTACTATAAATATTTATAGCACAATCTTCTTCTTGGTCTGCATAAGCATAAATCGCTATTTCTCCATTGTCCATGCTATAGAACTTCATAAAAAGCAGCGACCTCTTCACACAGttttcatttgcatttttatcTGGGTGCTCTCCTGCGCTCTGTCTTGGCAAGAGTTTTATTTCCGAAAAGCTGAGGGCTCATTATGCATGTATAACTTTCCCATAGGCAAATCTACCTTTTGGAGAGTAGTTCTGCAACTTGTTGAACTTACCATTGGATTTATTATTCCTTTAGTGTTTATGGTGTTCTCCTACTCTCGGATACTTTGCACACTTCAAAGGTCCAGGCACAACCATTCCAGACGATCGCAGATGGTTATCATAGTTCTCCTACTTGTGTTTATCTTCTGCTGGGCTCCCTACAAAACTTTACAACTTATTGACAGTCTGCAACGTTTGAATGTAATTGCTCGCGACTGCTATTATGAGAAGGTCTTGGACATTGGAATGATCATCACCGAGGCTTTGGGTCTTTCTCATGTGTGCATTAACCCAATTGTGTATGCATTTGTTGGTGTTAAGTTTAGAAGAGAAATCTTCAAAATGTTCAAAAGATTTACAAACCAGGTCTTTCACTCCGCAGCGGTTATCTCTAGGGAAGGTACTATCTACACGGACTGCTCTTATTCTAGAATCATGTAA